The following are encoded in a window of Penaeus vannamei isolate JL-2024 chromosome 17, ASM4276789v1, whole genome shotgun sequence genomic DNA:
- the LOC113806738 gene encoding zinc finger protein 501, producing MWETIEGTETNAVTLGKQGEGSENWESVQNTKVIKEETDILKQLWACADIAEGEKVADVSGASKQEVLPEQDWQSTSRNNMEITIQTVQKEMQLKASASSGVNVGSKNIAKKPEIHQCSECGKKFDNKFQLESHIFSHTGEPPFECVDCGKIFQQQYALKNHLLIHRKTFACTVCGKRLLNYQNLARHIQTHSEEKPHKCSVCGKGFREKSYVKKHMCTHAGLSPFLCPECGKTFGEKRYLEIHKRSHTGEKPFVCPQCGKGFGDKRYLKDHMRIHTGERPFNCTDCGKSFGDRKYLKVHIRIHTGEKPFECSVCRKRFRDRRDLKRHIKLHTRDSV from the coding sequence atgtgGGAAACAATAGAAGGAACTGAAACAAATGCTGTTACACTAGGAAAGCAAGGTGAAGGATCGGAAAACTGGGAATCAGTTCAAAATACCAAAGTTATCAAAGAGGAAACAGATATTTTAAAACAGTTATGGGCATGTGCGGACATTGCAGAGGGTGAAAAAGTAGCTGACGTAAGTGGGGCCAGCAAGCAAGAAGTGCTTCCTGAACAAGATTGGCAGAGCACATCTCGCAATAATATGGAAATCACAATACAAACAGTTCAGAAAGAGATGCAGCTAAAGGCTTCTGCATCTAGTGGTGTTAATGTTGGATCAAAGAATATTGCTAAAAAACCTGAAATTCATCAGTGTTCTGAATGTGGGAAGAAGTTTGATAACAAATTCCAGTTAGAGTCACACATATTTAGTCATACTGGAGAGCCACCGTTTGAATGTGTAGACTGTGGGAAGATTTTTCAGCAACAATATGCATTAAAGAATCATCTACTCATACACAGAAAGACGTTTGCTTGTACGGTTTGTGGGAAAAGACTATTAAATTACCAGAACCTTGCCAGACATATCCAGACCCATAGTGAAGAGAAACCACATAAATGTTCTGTGTGTGGGAAAGGCTTTCGAGAGAAATCTTATGTTAAGAAACACATGTGTACTCATGCTGGATTAAGTCCTTTTCTGTGCCCTGAGTGTGGCAAGACCTTTGGGGAAAAGAGATATTTAGAGATACATAAGCGTAGTCATACTGGTGAAAAACCTTTTGTTTGCCCACAATGTGGAAAAGGTTTTGGTGACAAACGCTACCTAAAAGATCACATGCGAATTCATACAGGGGAGAGGCCTTTTAACTGTACAGATTGTGGGAAAAGTTTTGGAGACAGAAAATATTTGAAAGTCCATATTCGTATTCATACTGGAGAAAAACCATTTGAGTGCTCAGTATGCAGAAAAAGATTTAGGGATAGGAGAGATCTTAAGAGACACATAAAACTGCACACCAGAGATTCTGTATAG
- the Nadsyn gene encoding glutamine-dependent NAD(+) synthetase isoform X1 → MGRKVVVATCSLNQWAMDFQGNMERILDSIIQAKSAGATYRSGPELEIPGYSCADHYYESDTMLHSWEVVAELLQHPSCTDIMIDVGLPVMHKNVTYNCRLVFLNRKILLIRPKQILCDDGNYRETRYFTAWRKVRQVEDHYLPRMIFKITGQITVPFGDAVIATRDTCIGYEICEELWNPESCHIPMALDGIEIILNGSGSYTEIRKSHVSQDLIKSATARSGGCYVFANLRGCDGDRVYFPGISMIGLNGSIIARTTPYSLSEVEIITATVDLESIRCYRSLIRSRCLHASQSQAYPRVQVNFALSNDDDIFLPICSPVEYKLPTPEEEILFGPACWLWDYLRRSGQGGFLLPLSGGVDSSSTATIVYSMCNLVVKAVASGEEKVLEDVRRIVSQADYVPRDPRELCGRLFHTVYMATENSSNETKARAKLLSQQIGSYHIPIGIDSMVSAALGIFSAATGHIPKFRVRGGTVRENLALQNVQARLRMVLAYLFAQLMLWVRGRQGGLLVLGSANVDEALRGYMTKYDCSSADINPIGGFSKSDLKKFLHLAKERLNLPVLGEILGAPPTAELEPLQEGKLAQTDEADMGMTYDELSLYGKLRKVECCGPYSMFGKLVHLWSDQCTPKEVSEKVKVFFRFYSVNRHKMTVLTPAYHAETYSPDDHRFDHRQFLYNYRWVWQFRAIDKAVERLETGRGREDQVERSGSNRSLKDSGSSSFTRPSSRSSNHSLSSSSGNESYRRGVEVTAEPVTHRLIRQTVQTEASPATNPFSLPQHVTYTCSQSVAEDETSHRHTGSSSEEERKRRGSASMVIPAQKAIRCGDKASVTMQQHTTTIHL, encoded by the exons ATGGGTCGCAAAGTAGTGGTGGCGACTTGCTCGCTGAATCAGTGGGCGATGGACTTCCAGGGCAATATGGAGAGAATCTTGGACTCCATCATCCAAGCCAAATCCGCAGGAGCAACCTACAGAAGTGGCCCTGAGCTTGAAATACC AGGTTACAGCTGTGCTGATCATTATTATGAGAGTGACACAATGTTACATTCTTGGGAAGTTGTGGCAGAGTTGCTTCAACATCCATCGTGCACTGATATTATGATTGATGTTGGCCTTCCAGTCATGCACAAAAATGTCACATATAACTGCAGATTGGTTTTCCTAAATAG GAAGATTTTACTGATCCGTCCAAAGCAGATACTATGTGATGACGGCAACTACAGGGAAACAAGATATTTCACAGCATGGAGAAAG GTTCGCCAAGTAGAGGACCACTATCTACCTCGAATGATCTTTAAGATCACGGGTCAGATTACAGTCCCCTTTGGAGATGCCGTTATAGCTACTAGAGACACCTGTATAGGCTATGAAATATGTGAAGAATTATGGAACCCAGAAAG TTGCCACATTCCCATGGCCTTGGATGGAATAGAGATCATTTTGAATGGCTCTGGCTCCTATACAGAAATTCGCAAGAGCCATGTGTCTCAGGACCTTATCAAGTCTGCAACAGCTAGAAGTGGAGGCTGTTATGTATTTGCCAACCTAAGAGGATGTGATG GAGATAGAGTTTACTTCCCTGGAATTTCCATGATTGGTCTCAATGGGTCAATCATTGCTCGTACAACTCCATACAGTCTGTCTGAGGTTGAAATAATCACTGCCACAGTTGACTTGGAATCAATCCGCTGTTATCGCTCTCTGATACGCAGTCGGTGCCTACATGCTTCTCAGAGTCAGGCTTATCCACGTGTACAG GTCAACTTTGCTCTCTCCAACGATGATGACATATTCCTGCCGATATGCTCGCCTGTTGAGTATAAACTCCCAACCCCAGAGGAAGAGATCCTCTTTGGGCCAGCATGCTGGTTGTGGGATTACCTGCGTCGTTCTGGTCAAGGTGGATTCCTCTTGCCACTGTCCGGGGGCGTGGATTCCTCGTCCACTGCCACGATTGTGTATTCAATGTGCAACTTGGTGGTAAAGGCTGTTGCaagtggggaagagaag GTTTTGGAGGATGTGCGTCGCATAGTGTCACAAGCAGATTATGTTCCTCGAGATCCTCGGGAGCTGTGTGGTAGACTCTTTCACACAGTTTACATGGCCACAGAGAATTCATCCAATGAAACAAAGGCTCGTGCAAAACTTCTGTCTCAGCAAATAGGAAG CTACCATATTCCCATTGGAATCGATAGTATGGTTTCTGCTGCACTGGGAATATTTAGTGCTGCAACAGGGCACATTCCCAAGTTTAGAGTGCGTGGTGGGACAGTGAGGGAAAACCTAGCTCTGCAGAATGTTCAGGCTCGGCTCCGCATGGTCCTCGCATACCTGTTTGCACAG TTGATGTTGTGGGTACGAGGAAGGCAAGGTGGTCTCCTAGTGCTAGGATCTGCCAATGTGGATGAAGCTCTTCGTGGATACATGACCAAATATGATTGTAGTTCAGCTGACATCAACCCCATTGGAGGCTTTTCTAAGTCTGATCTGAAGAAGTTTTTACACTTGGCAAAAGAAAG ACTGAATCTACCTGTCTTAGGGGAAATCCTAGGTGCTCCACCCACGGCTGAGTTAGAACCCTTGCAAGAAGGGAAGCTTGCACAGACAGATGAGGCAGATATGGGAATGACATATGATGAACTTTCACTTTATGGCAAACTGAGGAAAGTGGAATGTTGTGGCCCATATTCCATGTTTGGCAAACTTGTCCACCTTTGGTCTGATCAGTGTACACCTAAAGAG GTGTCAGAGAAGGTCAAGGTGTTCTTCAGGTTCTACAGTGTAAACAGACACAAGATGACAGTTCTTACTCCCGCTTACCATGCTGAAACATACTCGCCTGATGATCATCGCTTTGATCACCGCCAGTTTCTCTATAATTACCGCTGGGTGTGGCAGTTTAGAGCAATTGATAAGGCT GTGGAGAGGCTAGAGActggaagaggtagggaggatcAGGTGGAGAGAAGTGGCTCGAACCGATCGCTAAAAGATAGTGGTTCATCGTCCTTTACCCGCCCATCCTCACGATCCTCTAACCACTCTCTAAGTTCGTCCTCAG GTAATGAGTCATACCGCAGAGGGGTTGAAGTCACAGCAGAACCTGTTACCCATCGCCTGATTCGCCAGACCGTGCAGACAGAAGCTTCCCCGGCAACCAATCCCTTCAGCCTACCTCAGCATGTAACCTACACTTGCAGCCAGTCTGTTGCTGAGGACGAGACATCACACAGGCACACTGGATCCAGcagtgaagaagaaaggaaacggcGAGGGTCTGCATCCATGGTCATTCCCGCACAGAAAGCAATTCGTTGCGGGGATAAAGCTTCGGTCACAATGCAGCAACACACAACAACCATACACCTGTGA
- the Nadsyn gene encoding glutamine-dependent NAD(+) synthetase isoform X2, whose product MGRKVVVATCSLNQWAMDFQGNMERILDSIIQAKSAGATYRSGPELEIPGYSCADHYYESDTMLHSWEVVAELLQHPSCTDIMIDVGLPVMHKNVTYNCRLVFLNRKILLIRPKQILCDDGNYRETRYFTAWRKVRQVEDHYLPRMIFKITGQITVPFGDAVIATRDTCIGYEICEELWNPESCHIPMALDGIEIILNGSGSYTEIRKSHVSQDLIKSATARSGGCYVFANLRGCDGDRVYFPGISMIGLNGSIIARTTPYSLSEVEIITATVDLESIRCYRSLIRSRCLHASQSQAYPRVQVNFALSNDDDIFLPICSPVEYKLPTPEEEILFGPACWLWDYLRRSGQGGFLLPLSGGVDSSSTATIVYSMCNLVVKAVASGEEKVLEDVRRIVSQADYVPRDPRELCGRLFHTVYMATENSSNETKARAKLLSQQIGSYHIPIGIDSMVSAALGIFSAATGHIPKFRVRGGTVRENLALQNVQARLRMVLAYLFAQLMLWVRGRQGGLLVLGSANVDEALRGYMTKYDCSSADINPIGGFSKSDLKKFLHLAKERLNLPVLGEILGAPPTAELEPLQEGKLAQTDEADMGMTYDELSLYGKLRKVECCGPYSMFGKLVHLWSDQCTPKEVSEKVKVFFRFYSVNRHKMTVLTPAYHAETYSPDDHRFDHRQFLYNYRWVWQFRAIDKAVMSHTAEGLKSQQNLLPIA is encoded by the exons ATGGGTCGCAAAGTAGTGGTGGCGACTTGCTCGCTGAATCAGTGGGCGATGGACTTCCAGGGCAATATGGAGAGAATCTTGGACTCCATCATCCAAGCCAAATCCGCAGGAGCAACCTACAGAAGTGGCCCTGAGCTTGAAATACC AGGTTACAGCTGTGCTGATCATTATTATGAGAGTGACACAATGTTACATTCTTGGGAAGTTGTGGCAGAGTTGCTTCAACATCCATCGTGCACTGATATTATGATTGATGTTGGCCTTCCAGTCATGCACAAAAATGTCACATATAACTGCAGATTGGTTTTCCTAAATAG GAAGATTTTACTGATCCGTCCAAAGCAGATACTATGTGATGACGGCAACTACAGGGAAACAAGATATTTCACAGCATGGAGAAAG GTTCGCCAAGTAGAGGACCACTATCTACCTCGAATGATCTTTAAGATCACGGGTCAGATTACAGTCCCCTTTGGAGATGCCGTTATAGCTACTAGAGACACCTGTATAGGCTATGAAATATGTGAAGAATTATGGAACCCAGAAAG TTGCCACATTCCCATGGCCTTGGATGGAATAGAGATCATTTTGAATGGCTCTGGCTCCTATACAGAAATTCGCAAGAGCCATGTGTCTCAGGACCTTATCAAGTCTGCAACAGCTAGAAGTGGAGGCTGTTATGTATTTGCCAACCTAAGAGGATGTGATG GAGATAGAGTTTACTTCCCTGGAATTTCCATGATTGGTCTCAATGGGTCAATCATTGCTCGTACAACTCCATACAGTCTGTCTGAGGTTGAAATAATCACTGCCACAGTTGACTTGGAATCAATCCGCTGTTATCGCTCTCTGATACGCAGTCGGTGCCTACATGCTTCTCAGAGTCAGGCTTATCCACGTGTACAG GTCAACTTTGCTCTCTCCAACGATGATGACATATTCCTGCCGATATGCTCGCCTGTTGAGTATAAACTCCCAACCCCAGAGGAAGAGATCCTCTTTGGGCCAGCATGCTGGTTGTGGGATTACCTGCGTCGTTCTGGTCAAGGTGGATTCCTCTTGCCACTGTCCGGGGGCGTGGATTCCTCGTCCACTGCCACGATTGTGTATTCAATGTGCAACTTGGTGGTAAAGGCTGTTGCaagtggggaagagaag GTTTTGGAGGATGTGCGTCGCATAGTGTCACAAGCAGATTATGTTCCTCGAGATCCTCGGGAGCTGTGTGGTAGACTCTTTCACACAGTTTACATGGCCACAGAGAATTCATCCAATGAAACAAAGGCTCGTGCAAAACTTCTGTCTCAGCAAATAGGAAG CTACCATATTCCCATTGGAATCGATAGTATGGTTTCTGCTGCACTGGGAATATTTAGTGCTGCAACAGGGCACATTCCCAAGTTTAGAGTGCGTGGTGGGACAGTGAGGGAAAACCTAGCTCTGCAGAATGTTCAGGCTCGGCTCCGCATGGTCCTCGCATACCTGTTTGCACAG TTGATGTTGTGGGTACGAGGAAGGCAAGGTGGTCTCCTAGTGCTAGGATCTGCCAATGTGGATGAAGCTCTTCGTGGATACATGACCAAATATGATTGTAGTTCAGCTGACATCAACCCCATTGGAGGCTTTTCTAAGTCTGATCTGAAGAAGTTTTTACACTTGGCAAAAGAAAG ACTGAATCTACCTGTCTTAGGGGAAATCCTAGGTGCTCCACCCACGGCTGAGTTAGAACCCTTGCAAGAAGGGAAGCTTGCACAGACAGATGAGGCAGATATGGGAATGACATATGATGAACTTTCACTTTATGGCAAACTGAGGAAAGTGGAATGTTGTGGCCCATATTCCATGTTTGGCAAACTTGTCCACCTTTGGTCTGATCAGTGTACACCTAAAGAG GTGTCAGAGAAGGTCAAGGTGTTCTTCAGGTTCTACAGTGTAAACAGACACAAGATGACAGTTCTTACTCCCGCTTACCATGCTGAAACATACTCGCCTGATGATCATCGCTTTGATCACCGCCAGTTTCTCTATAATTACCGCTGGGTGTGGCAGTTTAGAGCAATTGATAAGGCT GTAATGAGTCATACCGCAGAGGGGTTGAAGTCACAGCAGAACCTGTTACCCATCGCCTGA